GCCAGCACCGTGCTCGTGTTCGTGCTCGTGCTCGGGCCGCTGCTCTGGCACACCATCTGGGGCATCGTCCGCATGCTGCGCAGCCGTCCCAAGCCGCTGCAGAGTGGATTCTCCAACCTGCGGTACGTGATCCAGCGCCTGTCGGCGGTGGGGCTGCTGCTCTTCCTCGGAGCCCACCTCTACCTGGCGTGGTTCGAGCCGCGCTTCCTGCACGGGCGGCCGGAGCCGTTCGCGCAGATCTCGCGGGAGATGCGCTTCCACACGCCGACGCTGATCGTCTACATCCTCGGCATCGTGGGGATCGCGTACCATCTCGCGAACGGCCTCTGGAGCTTCATGACCATGGGCTGGGGGATTGCTGTCAGCAAGAGCGGGATCCGCTGGATGGAGCGCGTCTCCATCCTCCTTTTCGTCGTGCTGCTCGCCGTGGGGTGGGCCGCCATCTACGGCTTGTACCGGGGTGGCGAGGCGTACGGTCCGCCGGCCTGACGCAGCAGGTAAAGAACCACCGCGATGTTCACGGCGAGGATGACCACGCGGCCCCATGCAGGGCGCCGGAACAATTCCCAGAGCTCCCACGGCAGCAGCATGGCCGTCGCGATCACCACCAGCCACGGCGCCCACCAACGGCCCGCTTGCAGCGCCAGCCCTTCCACGGCCGAGAGGGCCGAGTCGCCCAGCATGGCGATCGCGAGCAGCTTCACGTGGCCGCTCGTGGCCGCCTCAACGAGCAACGTCGCGGCCCGCAACGACCAGGCGCCGGCGAAATGCTCGAGGACGAACTCCGCGAGCGTCGCGGCTCCCGCTTCGGTGCCGCGAACGAGGAGCCAGATGGCCGCAATCCCGACCAGTGCCTGCAGCACGGCCTTGGTCAGCTTGTAGACGATGATCGTTTCCAGGCCCGCAGGCCGATTCATGCGCCAGGCACCAGCGATCGCACGAGCTCCAGCAGGCGGCTGATGTCGAACGGCTTCTCCATCGAGCGGACCCCGAGGCGCTCCGCCTGCTGGCGTCCCTCGTTGGATCCGGTCGTGAGCACGACGGGCACCTGTCCGAGACCCGCGCTGCGCAGCTGCTCGACGACCCAGGCTCCGTCCGCGTCCGGCATGAAGTAGTCCACCAGGATCAGCGCCGGTGGCGCGGCGCGGGCCGCATCGATGGCGCGGCGCGCATCCGGCGAGGTGCGCACGGCAAACCCGTTCAGCTCCAGCAGGTCCTGGAGCACCATCCGGGTGTCTTCGTCGTCGTCGACGACGAGGATTTCCCTGCGCTCAGCCACGCGGGCGAGCCTAGACCGTGCGCGCTCGCACGGCGAGTGCGACCGCATCGCACAGTTCCGGTAACGAACCATCGGCGACCGCGTCGACGCGAATGCCCGCCTTCCGCGCCTCGTCCGCACAGAGCCGGCCCATGCACGCCACCGCCGCCGGCCTGGCGCTCTCCGCGCCAGCCAGGGCGGCGAACCCGCGTGCCGCGCTGCCGCTGGCGAATGCGATGGCATCGATCCGGCCGTCGCGCAGCTCGCGCAGCGCCGCAGGATCCGCCCGGTGCGGCGTCACCGTCCGGTAGAGGGTGCAGGTTTCCACCTGCGCTCCGGCGGCGCGGAGGCCGGCGACGAGGGCCGGATTGCCGCCTTCGGGCCGCGCCACGAGCACGCGCTTTCCCGCGACGCGGCCGCCGAGCTCCCGCAGCAGAGCGTCGGCGCCGGCCCCGCCCTTCGGCACGATCACTTCGCCGGGCAACTCCCGCGCCGTCGAGGCGCCGACGGCGGCGAGCGGCAATCCGGGGTTGCCGCAGAGCGCGAGCAAACGCCGCGCGGCGTGAGGCGACGCGATCACGAGCAGGTCGGCGACCTTCTCGCGGACGACGGTGACGATTCGGCCGACGTCCGGCCCGTCCTCGAAGGCGATGCAAGGCATCCGGACCGGGATCGCCCCCCGCTCCCGCAAGAGCGTCTCCAGCTCGGCGGCATCCTCCACCGCGCGCGTGACCAGCACGCGGGCCCCGGCGAGCGTCAAGCGCGCTTCGGCGCGGGCAGCCCCGAGGCCTGCGACCGCGCCGCCTCCAACAGCGGCGCTCCGCCCTTGTCGAGCAGCGCCTCGGCGACGCTCTTGCCCAGCGCCTCGGGGCCCGTCGCCGATCCGCGCATCTCCGCGCGCACCACGATGACACCTCCCTTGCCATCGGGACCGCCGAGCGCCGCACGAAGCCAGATGCGATCGCCTTCCAGCAGGCCGTACGCGGCGACGGGAACCGTGCAGCCTCCCGCCAGCCGGGCAAGGACCGCGCGCTCGGCGCGGACGCAGCGCGCGGTCGGGGCGTCGTCGAGCGGCGCCGTCGCCTCGAGACCCGGCGAGCCTCGCAGCGTCTCGATGGCGAGGGCTCCCTGCCCCGCCGCCGGCAGCGAAAGCTCTGGCGGGAGGATCTCGGTCACCTCCCCGTCGAGGCCAAGACGGCGCAGGCCCGCGAGCGCGAGAACGACGGCGTCGAGAGGCCCCTGCGGATCTCCCTCGGCCGGCCGCACTTCGACGCCGCCGCGGACCACCGTCGCTCCGGTCGCGCGGGCGAGGCGCGTCTGCACGTTCCCGCGGACGGGCACGACGATCAGATCGGGTCGCTCGGCCAGGAGCTGGACGGCGCGGCGCAGCGAGCTCGTGCCCACGCGCGCTCCGCGAGGAAGGTTCGCGAACCGCTTCGCGAACGGCGCGACCAAGGCGTCGCGCGGATCCTCCCGGGCGCAAAAAGCGCTGAGCACGAACGCGTCGGAAATCGCGAACGGCACGTCTTTCGCGCTGTGTACGGCCAGGTCGGCGCGCCGATCCGCGAGCGCCTGCTCCAGGTCCTTGACGAAGAGGCCTTTACCGCCGGCTTCGGCAAGCGATCGGTCGAGAATCCGGTCACCTTCGGTGGATATGGGCAAGAGCTCGCAGGCGTGCCCGCGCTCCCGCAGCCATCCCCCGACGCGCTCGGCCTGCCACAGCGCGAGCGCGCTCTTGCGCGTCGCGATACGGAGATTCACCGCCGCCTCAACAGCGGCAGCACGGCCCCGTCGTCGCCGCGTTGCTTGTCCACGGTCGTCGCTTTCGTCGCCGACGCGGGCTGCGGCTCTCCGTCGAGCCCGAACAATTCGGCGGCGGCGTCGCCCAGGGGGCCCTGCCCTGCTTCGGCCCGGAGGCGGCTCGTGGGCGCGTGGAGGAGCTTGTTGACGATGGCGCTCGCCATGGCCCGCACCGTCTTTTGCTGCTTCTCGTCGAGCCCGTTCAGCGCCGCGAGCGTCTTCTCGGCCTCGGCGCGCGCGAGCGACTCGGCGTGCGCCCGCAGCCGCGCGAGCACCGGCACCGCGGCCCGCTCGCGCGACATCGTCAGGAAGGCCTTCAGCTCCTCCTCGACGATCTCCTCCGCCTTTCCCACGTGCGCCGCGCGCAGATCGCGGTTCTGCGCGGCGACGCGCTCGAGATCGTCGAGATCGTAGACGTAGACGTTCTCCAGCTCGTTCGCGCTCGGCTCGACATTGCGGGGCAGCGTCAGGTCGACGAGGAAGATCGGCCTGTAGCGCCGCGCCTTGAGCGCCTTCGCCATCATGTCGCGGGTCACCACTGCCTGGGACGCGCTGGTGGAGCAGATGGCGACGTCGGCGCGCTCCAGCAGGGCCGGCAACTCCGCCAGCGAAACGTGGACTCCGCCTGCCTCGCGGGCCAGCTCCTCCGCGTGCTGCGGGCTGCGGTTGGCCATCAGCAGCTCGCGGGCGCCGGCGGAGCGGAGCTCTCGGGCGGCCAGCTGCGCCATCTCGCCCGCGCCGAGGAGCAGGATGGAACGCCCCTCGAGATTGCCGAGAAGCTTGTGGGCGAGCTGGACGGCGACGCTGGAGACGGACACGGCGCCGCGCGCGATCTCCGTTTCCGTGCGGACGCGCTTCGCGGCCGTCGTGGCGCGGGCCAGCGCCTGGGAGAGTTCCGGACCGAGCGCCCCTGCCCGCTGCGCCTGGAGGGCGGCATCCTTCACCTGGCCGAGGATCTGCGCCTCGCCCACCACCATCGAATCGAGGCTCGCGGTGACGCGGAAGAGATGGCGAAGCGCCTCCTCTTCGAACCGGCAGACGGCGTGCGGCGCCGCGACGGGGCCGAACGTCTCCAGCAAGTCCTGGGCCGCGGCGCGCGTCTCGGCGATGGCGAAGATCTCGAGCCGGTTGCAGGTGGAGACGAGCAGCGCCTCGCGCACGCCGGGAAGCGCCTTCAGGTCGCGCAGGTGGCCTTCGATCTGTTCGGGTCGCACGGCGACCTGCTCGCGCACCGCGATGGGCGCCTGCTTGTGCGAGAGGCCGACGCAGATCAGCGTCATGTTGCGCTCCCGCTCAGCGCCGGCGCCGCGCTGAGCAAACCGGCATAGGTCCCGATCAGAAGGACGAATCCCGCCACCACCAGCATCGCTACGCGGCGGCCGCGCCAGCCGGCGACCAGCCTCGCCTGGATCATCGAGGCGAAAAGCGCCCAGGCGAGGACCGCGAAGCCCTGCTTGGGCGCGATGGGGAAGGTCAACCCGGTGGCCTCGCGGGAGACCAGCGAGCCGGTGGCGATGGCCAGCGAGAGGAAAACGAATCCCCAGACGGCGAGGCGATACCCGGCGCGGTCGAGGAGGTCGAGCGAGGGCAGGCGCGCGAAGAGCCGGCCGGGCCGCTTGCTCTTCATCTGCCTCTCGCTCGCCAGGTAGAGGATGGCGAGGCCGAAGGCCAGCGCCAGCACCGCGGTTCCCAGCGCAGCGGCGCCGACGTGGATGAAGAGAAGGATGCTGTGCGAGACCTCCGGCGCGATCGCCCGGGCGTTCGACTCGACGAGGTGGGCGGGGACCATCACGGCCACCGTGAAGGGAGCGACGAACGCGCCGGCGACGGGCAGCTCGTAGCGGAAGTCGAGCACCAGATATCCCGCCACCGTCACTGCCGCGAGCAGGCTGAAGAGCTGTCCGCCCTTCCAGGCAGGGACACCCAGACCTGCTCCGGCGACGCCGAGCGAAACCCCGAACGCCGCGAAATGAACCACGACGCCGATGGCGAGCAGCGCGCGTCCGGCGCGGGCGAGACGCGTCTGCGGGCGGACGAGCCAGGTGAGAAAGGCAGCGGCGGCGGCCGCGTAGGCCACGAGCGCGATGTGGACGAGGATGGTGGCCATCGCGGCTGCCTACAGGTTTTCGAGCAAGAACTGCTCCAGCATGTCCTGCTCCTCGTCGCCTTTCTTTTCGCCCTGCGTCCCCTGCGGATTCGACGCTGGATTTGCTCCTGCCGCTTTCGTCGCCGGAGCGGACCCGGGTTGCTGCGACGCGGCCGCGGCACGGCGCAGCGCGTTCGCGTCGGCGAGAAACCCCTGCTGCACCTGATAGGCACTCTCGCCGAGGATCACCGACTCCATGTAGTGTTCGGCGCCCATCTGCTTGAGCGCGTCGGTGGTCTTCACCTTCGCCAGCAGGCCCGCGTTGTCGTCGCCGGCCTCCATCTTGATGAAGCGGACTGCCGGGGTCAGCGCGAAGCTCTTGTGCTCGCCGAGGATGGTGAGCACGTTGCCGTCCACTTCGATGCGTCCCTGCTCCGACCACCTGTCGAGCACGGACTGGGGAACGAAGAGGTAGTCGGCCATGGGGCGCTGCGCATCCTCGCCGCGCGTCGAACATCCTATCGCGGGCGCGGCTCTTCCGGTTGATACCAGCGACCCCGGGTCACGCGCAATGTGATTGACGGGCAGGCGGGCGGGCGGCAGATTCATCAGACCTTGCGAGAGGAGCTCATCGAATGGCGAGCGCGGACGTAGCAACCTTCACCGACGATAACTTCCAGAGCGAGGTGCTGGGCTCCACGGAGCCCGTACTGGTGGATTTCTGGGCGGCCTGGTGTGGACCGTGCCGCAACCTCGCGCCGCTCGTCGATCAACTGGCGGCCGAGTACAAGGGCAAGCTGAAGGTCGGCAAGCTGGACGTCGACGCGCACCAGAACGTCCCCCAGAAGTACAACGTGCTGAGCATCCCGACCCTCTTGCTCTTCAAGAACGGCCAGGTAGCGGACCAGGTCGTGGGGTCGGTGCCGAAGGCGACCCTGGACGCGATGGTCAAGCGGGCGATCTGATGGCGAAGGCGAGCGACACGGAGGAGGAGTACTTCGCGCGTGAGAACGCGGAGCGGCTGCGCAAGCTCGCCGCCGAGCAGAAGAAGTCACTAGCCGACTCCGAGCGCGAGAAGCTCCGCAAGCTCCACCACATGCGCTGTCCCAAGTGCGGCATGGAGCTCCAGGAGATCTCCGTGCGCGGCGTGCAGGTCGATCGCTGCTTCGCCTGCAACGGCACCTTTCTCGACGCGGGCGAGCTCGAGAAGCTGGCCGGAGGCCAGGGCGAGAACACGGTGATGTCGGCGGTGCTGCGGGTGTTCGGCGGGGGTAAGAAGTAGAAGCCCGTCACAGGCCGTGCATGGCCTGCCGCACGACCGCGATTCCGCGGGTCCCAGTCGACGCCCAATCGATTCATGATCCTTCCGACACAGCCCTCCGGCCGGAAGGGAAAGCGCCTCGTTCAGGCTGTCAAAACATGAACCGACGGAGCGAGACGTTGAGGAGGATCCCGATCCCCAGCATGTCCGCCACCACGCTGCTGCCGCCGTAGCTGAAGAGAGGCAGCGGCACGCCGACCACGGGCAGAAGCCCTGTGACCATGCCCATGTTGATGAAGGCGTGCCAGAAGAAGAGCGCGGCGACGCCGAGGGAAAGAAAGCTGCCGAACTTGTCGCGGGCGTTCGCCGCCACGTCGAGAGCGGCCAGCACGAGGAACGCGTAGAGCGCGATCAGCACCACCCCGCCAAGGAAGCCATGCTCCTCTGCCCAGACGGAGAAGATGAAATCGGTGTGCTGCTCGGGAAGGAACGCGAGCTGGTTCTGCGTTCCTTCGCCCCACCCCTTCCCGCTCCACTGCCCGCTACCCACCGCGATCACGCTCTGGATCGCGTGGTACCCGGCGCCTTTTGCGTATGCCTCCGGGTTGAGGAACGTCAGCAGACGCTGCTTCTGGTAGTCCTTGAGGAACCGGCTCCAGGCGAACACCGCCGCAGCGGCCCCTCCGGCGAGCATGATCACCACGTCGCGCCACTTCACCTTGGCGAACATCACCATGGTCATGGCGATGGCGAAGGTGACGAGCGCGGTGCCGAGGTCCGGCTGCTTCATCACCAGCGCGACGGGGATGAGGATCACCGCGAACGGCCGCAGCAGATCGAGGATGCCGTAATGTCCCTTGCGCAATCCCGTCTCGTCGCGGGCAAACCAGCGGGCGAGCAGGATGATCACCGCCAGCTTGACGAACTCGCTGGGCTGCACCTGCATGGAGCCGATCTGCAGCCAGCGACGGGCGCCGAGCACCTTCTTTCCGAAGAAGGCGACTCCGGCGAGGAGGCCGAGGGCGGCGACGTAGCCGGGCCAGGCCACCGTCTGCAGCCAGCGGTAGTCGATGAGCAGCAGGAGCGCGACGAAGACGCCGCCCACCAGCATCCAGCGGAACTGCACGAGCGCCATGATCACCGGCGCGTTCTTGGTCGCCGAGGCGAGATTCCAGACGCCCAGGGAGCAGATGATCAGCGTGCACAGCAGCAGGGGCCAGTGCAGGTTGTCCAGCTTCTTTTCGGTTACGCCGAGCGACATGTCACTGCACCACCGAGCTGGTTGCGAGCGGCGGGGCCGGCAGCACCGGGGCCGGAGCGGCGTCCTCGCGCTTCATCTTGAAGTACGCGGAGACGATCTTCGCCGCCGCCGGCGCCGCCGCCTCCGCTCCCCAACCGCCGTGCTCGTTGAGCACGACCACCACGATCTCCGGGTCGTTGGCGGGCGCGAAGGCCACGAACCAGGCATGGTCGCGCGAGAAGTACGCCTGCGTCGTGGGATCGAGCTTCTGCTTCTGCCCGAGCTTCATCACCTGCGCCGTTCCCGTCTTCCCGGCCATCTCCACGTCCTGCAGCCGGGAGCGCCAGCCGGTCCCGCCCGGCTCGTTCACCACCGCGAAGAGGGCGCCGCGAACCGCCTCCAGCGACGTTTCTCGAAGGCCCAGCTTGCGGACCACCTGCGGCTCGAAATCGCGGATCACCTTCCCGTCCGGTGCTTCGATCCGGCGGACGATCTGGGGAAGCAGGATGTCCCCGCCGTTGGCAACGGCGGCGTACGCCACCACCTGCTGCAGCGGGGTGACGTTGATCTCTCCCTGGCCGATGGCGGCGTTGATCGCGTGGGCGCGGGCGCTGCCGCTCTCCGGCGTGATGGTCTTCGAGTCGGGGATGATGCCGGGGATCTCGCGTCCCAGATCGAGGCCGGTCGGCTGCCCGTAGCCGAATCGTCTCGCCATGTCCGCGACGGCGTCGAGGCCGGCGCGATCTCCCACCGAGTAGTAGTAGACGTCGCACGACTGGGCCAGCGCGTGCCTGAGATCGAGCGAGCCGTGGCCCTGCGGCTTGTCGCAGCGCCAGCGGTGGTTGCCCATGGTGTAGCTGCCGCCGCAGAAGACGCTGCTTTCCGGGTTGATCACGCCGTTCTCCAGACCGACGAACGAGATGATGGTCTTGAACGTCGACCCCGGGTGGTAGTTCTCGTTCATCACCCGGTTCAGCATCGGCTTGAGCGGATCTTCGGAGATGGCCTTCAGCTCCGCCCGGCTGATGCGGCCGGACATCTTGTTCGAGTCGAACGAGGGACGCGACACCATGGCGAGGATGAAGCCGGTCTTCGCTTCCATCGCTACGACGGCGCCTGCGCGTCCGGGAAATGCGGTGTCGGCGGCGCGCTGGAGCTTCTCGTCCACCGAGAGCACCAGGTTGTTGCCCGGGGTGGCCGGCACCAGGCGCTCGTTCTCAGGGATGAGCGCCTCCTGCGTGTCCTTGTCGAGCTCGCGGCCCTTCGCGTCGACGGCGATGTTCTGCTTGCCGTCGGCGCCGCGCAGGTCGCGCTCCCAGCGCCGCTCCAGCCCCCGCCTCCCGATGGTCTGACCGCGCCGGTATTCGGGATGGTCGTCGAGCTCGTCGGGCGTGACTTCGCTCATGTAGCCGAGCACGTGCCCCATGCTCAGGGGGGCGTGGTAGGAGCGGTGCGGCGTGGGGATGAGGTTGACGCAGCTCATCTCGGTCTTGTGCGCCTCCAGCACGTCGACCTGATCGCGCGGGATGTCCAGCATCACCAGATAAGGCTTGAAACGCTCCAGCTTGTCCTTGCTGAACCAGCTCTTCTGGTAGTCGGCCTTGATCCGCTCGACGTCGTCCTGCCCGAGCCGGAGGTAGGCCTGGAGCTTCTCGATCACTTCGTCGCGCTCCTTGCCCTTGCAGAACGCCGGCGTGAGGAAGACGTCGAACGAGGGACGGTTGTCGACGAGCGTGCGCCCCTTGCGGTCCTTGATCACGCCGCGGTCCGCCGGAACGAACAGCGACTTGCGGAAGTTGGCGATGGACTGCGCCCCGTAGACGTCGCCGCGCAGGATCTGCAGCTGGTAGAGGCGCACGACCAGCACCAGCATGGAGCAGACGACGATCAGCGCGCCCAGCGCAGCGCGCGGGCGGATCTCGCGGATGTCGTCGGCGTCGCGCCGGACGAGCATCATCGGAGGCCCCCCGGCGCTTCCTCGCCATGCTGGAACCCGGCGTCCACGCGGCGGAGCACCGCGAAGACCAGCGGCGCGGCGAGAGCGGTGCCGAACGCCGACCAGAACATGGGCCCGAGCTCGAAGTGCATCCCCGCGCCGGTGAAGAAGCCGAAGATCAGCGTCGCGAGCAGCGAATGGCCGAGGCTGGCGCCGAACGCCACGGCGGCGGACTGGATGCCGCCCTCGGTGCGCAGGGCAGCGCCGGCGGTCCGCACCACCACGAAGGTGAGGACGGCGAGGAAGGTGTAGAGAAATGCAGGCGTCGCCGAGGTCAGATCGGAGAGATAACCGACGGCGGCCGAAAGCGCCGCGCCCTCCATCACGTCATCGCGCAAGGCGAGATAGAGCACGACGATCAGGAGCAGATCCGGCCGCGCCGTCTTGAGGTGCAACAGGTGCGGGATCACCGACTCGAGGATGGTCAGCACCAATGCGACGAGGAGGACCAGCGCGGCGCGCAGCTTCACTGCCCGCTCCCCGCTGCTCCCGGTGCCGCAGCCACGCCCTGCGGCATCACTTCGCTCCCGAGCACCACCGACACCTCGTCCAACCGGGAGAAATCGACAGCCGGGATGACCTCGGCCTCGAGGAAGAGGCCGTGCGGCTTCTTCTGCACGTTCACCACCCGCCCGACCCGGTAGCCATGGGGAAAGAATCCGGGACCGCCGGCGGTGACCAGCACGTCGCCTTCCTGGAGGTCGTCGGTGCGGAGCGCGTAGGTGAGCTTGCAGCGGGAGATGTCTCCGGTGCCCTTGACGGTGCTCCGGCTGCGCGTCCGCTGCGATACCGCGGGGACCGCGCTGAGGGGGCTGACGATGAGCTGGACGTCGGCGTAGCTGCCGGTGAGCTGGGAGACGATGCCGACTGCACCGTCCGGCGCGATCACCGGCGCACCCTTCACCACCCCGTCGTCCGATCCGCGGGCGATGCGCAGGGTGTGGGAGTGCGGCGAGGCGCCCACGGCGACCACGCGCGCGATCATGAGGCGGGTGGGCACTTGCTTGTCGACGAAGTCGAGCAGGTGCCGCAGGCGCTCGTTCTCGAACCTCAGCTCGGCCGCCTGCTGCTCGAGCTGGCGGGCTTTCAGGCTCTCGCGCCGGAGCACGAGATTTTCATCGCGCACCCCGCGCAGCGCCACGTAGCCGTTCCAGGCGTCGATCGCTCCGAAGGCGGCGAGCGTGATGAGCTTCTCCGCCGGCGCGATCGCGAAGATGATGGCACGATCCAGCGCATTCAGGTCGCGCCCCTTCTTGGCTTTGACGAAGAAGATCGCGAAGGGGATCGCCAGCAGGGCGATCACGAAGATCGGCTCGCGAAAGCGCTTGAAAATGGAGTGCACGCAGGCTCACAACCCGGGGGAGAGGCCGGTCTCTTCCCGGGTTTTTCCCCTTGCATCTGTCGCCCGGCTTCTCTAGGGTGTCAAGCTTTCCAAGCAGCCGTGCGCACGGCGATTTTCAGAGGCGCGCGGGGACCGACAGACGGGTGGCAGTCCGATGCTCGACGTGATGCGGTCGAACGCGAAGTCTTCACTGATCGCCCTGATTTTCGGCGCGATCATCCTCACCTTCGTCTTCTCGTTCGGGCGTGGCTCGTCGGGGTTCCGCACGCGGACGCCGGAGACGTGGGCCGCCAGAGTCAACGGCGAGCTGGTGACGGCGAGCGACTTCGCGCAAGCCTACGCGAACCGCTTCCGCCAGATGTCGGCGATGCGCGGGGGCAAGTACACGACCGACAATGCGAAGCAGGACAATCTCAAGTCGGAGACCCTCAAGGGCCTCGTCGATCAAGAGCTCATCGCGCAGCAGGCCGACGATCTCGGCATCCGGGTCAGCGACGCCGAGGTGGCCGATGCCATCGCCAGGAGCCCGCAGTTCCAGCAGGATGGCAAGTTCGACTTCGACTACTACAAGCGGCTGGTCGAGAACGGCTACGGAATGAGCGTCACGCGCTTCGAGGAGGCGTACCGCCGCGACCTGCTCCGCGGCAAGGTCGTCCAGGCGGCCGTCGCGGGCGCCAACGTCTCGGACGACGAGGTGAAGGCCGCCTGGGCCGCGCAGCACGAGAGCGTCGCCATCGCCTGGGTCCGGTTCAACCCCTTCATGTTCCGCGACCAGGCCACGGCGAGCGACGCCGAGGTCGCGGAGTACGCGAAATCGCACGCTGACGAGATCGCGAAGAAGTACGAGGACGAGAAGGCGACCCGGTGGACGCAGCCCGCCGCGATGAGGGTGCGCGCCATCACCGTCTCCCTGCCCCCGAACGCGACCGGCGATCAGGAGAAGGCGGCGCGCGAGAAGATCGATCAGGCGCTCGCGGAGGTGAAGGGCGGCAAGGACTTCGCCGAAGTCGCGAAGGCGCGGAGTGAGGATCAGGCGACCAAGGCGAACGGCGGCGACCTCGGGTTCGTGGCTCGCGGGCAGTCGCCCTACGGCAAGACGCTGGAGGATCAGGCCGTCCGGCTCAAGCCCGGGCAGCTGAGCGAGATCTTCAAGGATCGATCCGGATTCCACCTGCTCAAGGCGGAAGAGGAGCGGCCCGCCCGCCTGCAGCCGCTCGACGAAGTGCGCAAGCACATCGCCGCGGACCTGGTGAAGTCGCAGAAGGCGAAGGAGCTGGCGAAGCGGAAGGCGGAGGACGCCCTCGCGCAGCTTCGCGCCGGCAAGGACCTCAAGG
Above is a genomic segment from Deltaproteobacteria bacterium containing:
- the hemC gene encoding hydroxymethylbilane synthase, coding for MNLRIATRKSALALWQAERVGGWLRERGHACELLPISTEGDRILDRSLAEAGGKGLFVKDLEQALADRRADLAVHSAKDVPFAISDAFVLSAFCAREDPRDALVAPFAKRFANLPRGARVGTSSLRRAVQLLAERPDLIVVPVRGNVQTRLARATGATVVRGGVEVRPAEGDPQGPLDAVVLALAGLRRLGLDGEVTEILPPELSLPAAGQGALAIETLRGSPGLEATAPLDDAPTARCVRAERAVLARLAGGCTVPVAAYGLLEGDRIWLRAALGGPDGKGGVIVVRAEMRGSATGPEALGKSVAEALLDKGGAPLLEAARSQASGLPAPKRA
- the mrdA gene encoding penicillin-binding protein 2, with protein sequence MMLVRRDADDIREIRPRAALGALIVVCSMLVLVVRLYQLQILRGDVYGAQSIANFRKSLFVPADRGVIKDRKGRTLVDNRPSFDVFLTPAFCKGKERDEVIEKLQAYLRLGQDDVERIKADYQKSWFSKDKLERFKPYLVMLDIPRDQVDVLEAHKTEMSCVNLIPTPHRSYHAPLSMGHVLGYMSEVTPDELDDHPEYRRGQTIGRRGLERRWERDLRGADGKQNIAVDAKGRELDKDTQEALIPENERLVPATPGNNLVLSVDEKLQRAADTAFPGRAGAVVAMEAKTGFILAMVSRPSFDSNKMSGRISRAELKAISEDPLKPMLNRVMNENYHPGSTFKTIISFVGLENGVINPESSVFCGGSYTMGNHRWRCDKPQGHGSLDLRHALAQSCDVYYYSVGDRAGLDAVADMARRFGYGQPTGLDLGREIPGIIPDSKTITPESGSARAHAINAAIGQGEINVTPLQQVVAYAAVANGGDILLPQIVRRIEAPDGKVIRDFEPQVVRKLGLRETSLEAVRGALFAVVNEPGGTGWRSRLQDVEMAGKTGTAQVMKLGQKQKLDPTTQAYFSRDHAWFVAFAPANDPEIVVVVLNEHGGWGAEAAAPAAAKIVSAYFKMKREDAAPAPVLPAPPLATSSVVQ
- the rodA gene encoding rod shape-determining protein RodA produces the protein MSLGVTEKKLDNLHWPLLLCTLIICSLGVWNLASATKNAPVIMALVQFRWMLVGGVFVALLLLIDYRWLQTVAWPGYVAALGLLAGVAFFGKKVLGARRWLQIGSMQVQPSEFVKLAVIILLARWFARDETGLRKGHYGILDLLRPFAVILIPVALVMKQPDLGTALVTFAIAMTMVMFAKVKWRDVVIMLAGGAAAAVFAWSRFLKDYQKQRLLTFLNPEAYAKGAGYHAIQSVIAVGSGQWSGKGWGEGTQNQLAFLPEQHTDFIFSVWAEEHGFLGGVVLIALYAFLVLAALDVAANARDKFGSFLSLGVAALFFWHAFINMGMVTGLLPVVGVPLPLFSYGGSSVVADMLGIGILLNVSLRRFMF
- a CDS encoding glutamyl-tRNA reductase, with protein sequence MTLICVGLSHKQAPIAVREQVAVRPEQIEGHLRDLKALPGVREALLVSTCNRLEIFAIAETRAAAQDLLETFGPVAAPHAVCRFEEEALRHLFRVTASLDSMVVGEAQILGQVKDAALQAQRAGALGPELSQALARATTAAKRVRTETEIARGAVSVSSVAVQLAHKLLGNLEGRSILLLGAGEMAQLAARELRSAGARELLMANRSPQHAEELAREAGGVHVSLAELPALLERADVAICSTSASQAVVTRDMMAKALKARRYRPIFLVDLTLPRNVEPSANELENVYVYDLDDLERVAAQNRDLRAAHVGKAEEIVEEELKAFLTMSRERAAVPVLARLRAHAESLARAEAEKTLAALNGLDEKQQKTVRAMASAIVNKLLHAPTSRLRAEAGQGPLGDAAAELFGLDGEPQPASATKATTVDKQRGDDGAVLPLLRRR
- a CDS encoding DUF2127 domain-containing protein, translating into MNRPAGLETIIVYKLTKAVLQALVGIAAIWLLVRGTEAGAATLAEFVLEHFAGAWSLRAATLLVEAATSGHVKLLAIAMLGDSALSAVEGLALQAGRWWAPWLVVIATAMLLPWELWELFRRPAWGRVVILAVNIAVVLYLLRQAGGPYASPPRYKP
- the trxA gene encoding thioredoxin, with product MASADVATFTDDNFQSEVLGSTEPVLVDFWAAWCGPCRNLAPLVDQLAAEYKGKLKVGKLDVDAHQNVPQKYNVLSIPTLLLFKNGQVADQVVGSVPKATLDAMVKRAI
- a CDS encoding uroporphyrinogen-III synthase, which gives rise to MTLAGARVLVTRAVEDAAELETLLRERGAIPVRMPCIAFEDGPDVGRIVTVVREKVADLLVIASPHAARRLLALCGNPGLPLAAVGASTARELPGEVIVPKGGAGADALLRELGGRVAGKRVLVARPEGGNPALVAGLRAAGAQVETCTLYRTVTPHRADPAALRELRDGRIDAIAFASGSAARGFAALAGAESARPAAVACMGRLCADEARKAGIRVDAVADGSLPELCDAVALAVRARTV
- a CDS encoding cytochrome C biogenesis protein, whose protein sequence is MATILVHIALVAYAAAAAAFLTWLVRPQTRLARAGRALLAIGVVVHFAAFGVSLGVAGAGLGVPAWKGGQLFSLLAAVTVAGYLVLDFRYELPVAGAFVAPFTVAVMVPAHLVESNARAIAPEVSHSILLFIHVGAAALGTAVLALAFGLAILYLASERQMKSKRPGRLFARLPSLDLLDRAGYRLAVWGFVFLSLAIATGSLVSREATGLTFPIAPKQGFAVLAWALFASMIQARLVAGWRGRRVAMLVVAGFVLLIGTYAGLLSAAPALSGSAT
- a CDS encoding succinate dehydrogenase: MALPLTTDQPDRSVAPEDRTIAREFILARLGSLFAFAPVGVWTVAHLWHQLAAYRSPQAWETAVTGHVNSASTVLVFVLVLGPLLWHTIWGIVRMLRSRPKPLQSGFSNLRYVIQRLSAVGLLLFLGAHLYLAWFEPRFLHGRPEPFAQISREMRFHTPTLIVYILGIVGIAYHLANGLWSFMTMGWGIAVSKSGIRWMERVSILLFVVLLAVGWAAIYGLYRGGEAYGPPA
- a CDS encoding response regulator; this translates as MVRYRNCAMRSHSPCERARSRLARVAERREILVVDDDEDTRMVLQDLLELNGFAVRTSPDARRAIDAARAAPPALILVDYFMPDADGAWVVEQLRSAGLGQVPVVLTTGSNEGRQQAERLGVRSMEKPFDISRLLELVRSLVPGA